A single Anopheles arabiensis isolate DONGOLA chromosome 2, AaraD3, whole genome shotgun sequence DNA region contains:
- the LOC120895784 gene encoding uncharacterized protein LOC120895784 has product MFDLKQETDIMLLVSNSWISVLLGILSISVSLGLKLKTVRIPPYKFRGESALLECHYELNGQRKGHSSLESGNRRHHGYQNDYLGERYEEEEKLYSIKWYKDNEEFYRYVPSASQPIKSYKIEGIRVDPNHSDGTKVLLRGLTLKSSGIYRCEISAEAPSFDSVQGEGRMDVIFVPRDGPHISDSERKSYHIGETMELNCTSGRSYPASTLQWYLNDLLVTDPNNIIHYPSVQNQHGLITTFLGLSMVVNHRHYIDGTIRIKCVASLSPILWRGGQESIVQWEQPPIDNRVAMLLVKSVGSLQLLHPWVLLVSLILYLRHIFYTRAELV; this is encoded by the exons ATGTTCGATTTGAAACAGGAAACGGATATAATGCTGCTGGTATCGAACAGTTGGATCAGTGTGCTCCTTGGAATCCTCTCGATTTCAG TGTCACTGGGTCTTAAGCTGAAAACCGTACGAATACCTCCATATAAATTCCGAGGCGAATCGGCCCTGCTCGAATGTCACTATGAGCTGAACGGTCAGCGAAAGGGACACAGTTCTCTGGAGAGCGGCAACCGTCGACATCATGGATATCAGAACGACTACCTCGGCGAACGgtacgaggaggaggaaaagctCTACTCGATCAAATGGTACAAGGACAACGAGGAGTTTTACCGGTACGTCCCGTCGGCTTCCCAGCCGATCAAGAGCTACAAAATCGAGGGCATCCGGGTCGATCCGAACCACTCGGACGGTACGAAGGTGTTGCTGCGAGGGTTAACACTCAAATCGTCCGGCATCTATCGATGCGAGATCTCGGCCGAGGCGCCCAGCTTCGACTCGGTACAGGGTGAAGGTCGGATGGATGTGATAT TTGTTCCAAGGGATGGTCCCCATATCAGTGATAGTGAGCGTAAAAGCTACCATATTGGTGAAACGATGGAGCTGAACTGCACCTCGGGCCGCTCATATCCGGCCTCCACGCTTCAATGGTACCTGAATGATCTGCTCGTAACGGACCCGAACAACATCATTCACTATCCCTCGGTACAAAATCAGCATGGGCTGATCACAACCTTCCTGGGGCTGAGTATGGTCGTGAACCATCGGCACTACATCGATGGCACGATACGGATAAAGTGTGTGGCCAGCCTTTCACCCATCTTGTGGCGCGGTGGGCAGGAAAGTATCGTCCAGTGGGAGCAACCACCGATCGACAATCGTGTTGCCATGCTTTTAG TGAAAAGTGTTGGCAGCCTGCAACTCCTACATCCTTGGGTTCTGCTTGTAAGTTTGATACTTTATTTACgacatattttttatacacGAGCAGAGTTAGTGTGA